In a genomic window of Occallatibacter riparius:
- the lon gene encoding endopeptidase La encodes MPEQNPLVATPKSPETPASGLRRIPVLPVRDTVLFPHAVLPLTVGRESSIQLIESLGDERTIAVTAQKDARLDSPSPADMHEVGTLATVHKVVRMPNQSRFVFTEGVERVKLVRYVQTEPFMVAEVEPLEAGEHESTSSVEALVRVVIGQFQQIVSESPTLSDELRTIAANIEEPGRLVDFVASSLPFLTTDDKQQLLETPSVGARLELINTHLAKEIEVQQLRAKIQNEVQDQVQQSQRDYYLREQMKAIQKELGEQDEGQREVEDLRKKIDEAGMPEDVKKEAMKELSRLGRMSPMAADYSLTRNYIEWLAVLPWAKSSGSTIDITKAKDILDEDHYELRKVKDRILDYLSVLELKPDMKGPILCFVGPPGVGKTSLGRSIARALGRKFQRISLGGMHDEAEIRGHRRTYIGALPGQIIQSIRRAETNDPVIMLDEIDKLGRDFRGDPASALLETLDPEQNNTFRDNYLDVPFDLSKVLFICTANMLDTVPPPLLDRMELIPLQGYSEEEKLHIAKRYLIPRQIKENGITPEQIEFPDEAVRHVIRHYTREAGVRKLEQVIGTICRKEARRVVEGKKEKLIVSFEVIKEFLGNIQVRVETEVAERVKRPGVAVGLAWTPAGGDVLFIEANKMKGKGSFTITGQIGEVMQESMQAALTWVRSNSSRLGLPEDFNKDLDIHIHVPSGAIPKDGPSAGVTMATVLASLLSDTPVHEKTAMTGEITLSGNVLPVGGIKEKFLAARRAGVTTVILPADNKQDVEEDLTPEMMEGVSVHFARTIDDVLEVALPQFKVRHVAAPAAVDQPVTAAA; translated from the coding sequence ATGCCTGAACAGAACCCATTAGTTGCCACGCCGAAATCTCCCGAGACACCTGCCTCAGGCCTCCGGCGCATACCCGTGCTTCCCGTGCGGGATACCGTCCTTTTTCCCCATGCTGTTCTGCCGCTTACCGTCGGACGTGAAAGCTCGATCCAGCTGATTGAGTCGCTGGGGGACGAGCGCACCATTGCCGTCACCGCTCAGAAAGACGCTCGCCTTGATTCGCCCAGTCCGGCGGATATGCACGAGGTCGGCACCCTGGCCACGGTGCACAAGGTAGTCCGGATGCCGAACCAAAGTCGCTTCGTCTTCACCGAAGGCGTGGAGCGAGTGAAGCTGGTGCGGTATGTGCAGACCGAGCCGTTCATGGTTGCCGAAGTTGAGCCGCTGGAAGCCGGCGAGCACGAGAGCACATCCTCGGTGGAGGCACTGGTCCGGGTTGTGATCGGCCAGTTTCAGCAGATTGTCTCCGAGTCGCCGACGCTGTCGGATGAACTGCGCACGATCGCGGCCAATATTGAGGAGCCGGGCAGGCTGGTGGACTTTGTTGCCTCGTCGTTGCCGTTCCTGACTACCGACGACAAGCAGCAGCTTCTCGAGACGCCGAGCGTCGGCGCGCGGCTGGAGCTGATCAATACGCATCTCGCCAAGGAGATTGAGGTACAGCAGCTTCGCGCCAAGATCCAGAACGAGGTGCAGGACCAGGTCCAGCAGTCGCAGCGGGACTACTATCTGCGCGAGCAGATGAAGGCCATCCAGAAGGAACTGGGCGAGCAGGACGAGGGCCAGCGTGAGGTCGAAGACCTGCGCAAGAAGATTGATGAAGCCGGCATGCCGGAGGACGTGAAGAAGGAGGCGATGAAGGAACTGTCTCGCCTCGGCCGCATGTCTCCGATGGCCGCCGACTACTCGCTCACGCGCAACTATATTGAGTGGCTGGCGGTGCTGCCGTGGGCGAAGTCGTCGGGCTCGACGATCGACATCACCAAGGCCAAGGACATTCTGGACGAGGATCACTACGAACTGCGCAAGGTGAAGGATCGCATCCTCGATTACCTGTCGGTGCTGGAACTCAAGCCCGACATGAAGGGGCCGATTCTGTGCTTTGTCGGGCCTCCAGGCGTGGGCAAGACTTCGCTGGGCCGCTCGATTGCGCGCGCCCTGGGACGCAAGTTCCAGCGCATCTCGCTGGGCGGCATGCATGACGAGGCCGAGATTCGCGGGCACCGGCGCACCTATATAGGAGCGTTGCCGGGGCAGATCATCCAGAGCATTCGCCGGGCGGAAACCAACGACCCGGTGATCATGCTGGACGAGATCGACAAGCTGGGACGCGACTTCCGCGGCGATCCGGCTTCGGCGCTGCTTGAGACGCTGGATCCGGAACAGAACAACACGTTCCGCGACAACTATCTCGACGTGCCGTTCGACTTGTCGAAGGTGCTGTTTATCTGCACGGCGAACATGCTCGACACGGTGCCCCCGCCGCTGCTGGACCGCATGGAACTGATTCCGCTGCAGGGCTACAGCGAGGAAGAGAAGCTGCATATCGCGAAACGCTATCTGATTCCGCGGCAGATCAAGGAGAACGGCATTACGCCGGAGCAGATCGAGTTCCCGGATGAGGCGGTGCGGCACGTGATCCGGCACTACACGCGCGAAGCCGGCGTGCGGAAGCTGGAGCAGGTGATCGGCACCATTTGCCGGAAGGAAGCGCGCCGCGTGGTGGAAGGCAAGAAGGAGAAGCTGATCGTTTCGTTCGAGGTCATCAAGGAGTTCCTGGGCAACATCCAGGTACGCGTTGAGACCGAAGTGGCGGAGCGCGTGAAGCGTCCGGGCGTGGCTGTGGGCCTGGCGTGGACGCCGGCCGGCGGCGATGTGCTCTTCATCGAGGCGAACAAGATGAAGGGCAAGGGAAGCTTCACGATCACTGGGCAGATTGGCGAGGTCATGCAGGAATCCATGCAGGCCGCGCTGACGTGGGTGCGTTCGAACTCGAGCCGACTGGGATTGCCGGAGGACTTCAATAAGGATCTCGACATCCACATTCACGTGCCTTCGGGCGCGATCCCGAAGGACGGTCCTTCGGCGGGTGTGACGATGGCAACGGTGCTGGCATCGCTGCTTTCGGATACGCCGGTGCATGAGAAGACGGCGATGACGGGCGAGATTACGCTGAGCGGCAATGTGCTTCCGGTGGGCGGCATAAAGGAGAAGTTCCTTGCCGCGCGCCGTGCCGGAGTCACAACCGTGATTCTGCCGGCGGACAACAAGCAGGACGTGGAAGAGGATCTGACGCCGGAGATGATGGAAGGCGTCTCGGTTCACTTCGCGCGGACGATTGACGATGTGCTGGAGGTGGCGTTGCCGCAGTTCAAGGTGCGGCACGTGGCAGCACCCGCTGCGGTGGATCAGCCCGTGACTGCCGCGGCGTAA
- a CDS encoding POTRA domain-containing protein — protein MRSADRGRGGAVHKRLFACVLLAVLFNISAIAKAGPVGPEQDQAAQLQGQPVRHILFEGIAAERIAALEGKLPQKIGAPLDSQKIADSLRELFATGLFDAVDVSAEQGPDGITVIFQGKPRMFIGRVTVAGAKGGTVNTQLERAARLNPGTRLTKAKMAQAEIAMRTVLAQNGYNEPTIKHEFTEHSQEQLTDIAFQIVSGPRARIGDVTVTGDPGMTVAEFRSLGKLKAGAAVDRDTVSRALTSILKHYRKQKHLEAEIKLESQEYAAHRVNYRFTANRGRVVKVVVEGASLSDDHIEKLVPVFEEGTVDDDLLNEGNRRIRNYFQSLGYFDVKVDHQTSTPPAGEVLIAFNVNLGPRRSVEKVLVDGNHYFSSATLEDLLSVHSASSFDRHGAYSQALVSSDVAALEAVYKNNGFSDVKVTPETLSGAPPPGSPQAPPPSQDPASQLRLVYHIQEGQQQRVGSLLFEGNDHLTSQELASQLNTESGQLLSAQNLAADRDTLASQYVSKGFDQVRVEVEQTTEAGDTTKADVTFRITEGPQIFVRNVLMTGLHYTRPQTVAKAITIKPGDPLNQQAMEETQRNMYDFGLFSEINMAVQNPNGGETQKTILLQATEARRWTFTYGGGFEVQTGTPVNGCQGYLAIGITTCTPEGKTGVSPRVLGALTRNNLFGREQSASISGNYGLLEQKIDLIYQSPHFLGSRNFGFTFTGGYANSQTVTTYVASRLEAGFRVSQTYSRPGSALLRANTFIYSYDFRRVKVALESLQVYPSLLTPLSSATRVGGPSITWVRDTRDSPVDSHRGTYTSFSEFISAAPFGAEAHFNRIDMSNSSYYGFDKDRWVIARNTRYGQERAFGTDAARLLPLPERLFSGGATSLRGFSINAAGPRDPDTGFPIGGAGALVNSTELRLPPTPLPYLGNALSFVIFHDMGNIFNNSSDVWPSLLRTSQPDRDKCKILTKPIPNPNPPPPEILPEPSGPEYSTGKSGQCRFDYFAQIPGLGMRYHTPVGPIRLDFSYNLNPPIYPVNVDYGLKEPFSDQHVGAASHFNFFFSLGQTF, from the coding sequence TTGAGGTCTGCAGACAGGGGAAGAGGCGGCGCGGTTCATAAGCGGCTATTTGCGTGCGTGCTGCTCGCCGTTCTCTTCAATATTTCGGCGATAGCGAAAGCGGGTCCGGTGGGCCCGGAACAGGACCAGGCGGCGCAACTTCAGGGCCAGCCGGTTCGCCATATCTTATTTGAGGGAATAGCCGCCGAGCGGATCGCCGCCCTGGAAGGCAAACTGCCGCAAAAGATCGGCGCTCCGCTCGACTCACAGAAGATTGCAGACAGCCTGCGTGAACTCTTCGCCACGGGTCTCTTTGATGCCGTGGACGTCTCGGCAGAACAGGGACCCGACGGCATAACCGTCATTTTTCAGGGAAAGCCCCGAATGTTCATCGGCAGGGTGACGGTGGCCGGCGCCAAGGGCGGCACCGTGAACACGCAGTTGGAACGAGCCGCGCGTCTCAACCCCGGCACACGCCTGACCAAGGCCAAGATGGCCCAGGCTGAGATCGCCATGCGCACGGTGCTGGCGCAAAACGGCTACAACGAGCCGACAATCAAGCACGAATTCACCGAGCACTCGCAGGAGCAACTCACCGACATCGCCTTTCAGATCGTTTCCGGCCCGCGGGCCCGCATAGGCGACGTGACGGTCACGGGCGATCCGGGCATGACAGTGGCCGAGTTCCGCAGCCTTGGCAAGCTGAAGGCCGGTGCAGCAGTCGACCGCGACACCGTGAGCCGCGCGCTTACGTCGATTCTCAAGCACTACCGAAAGCAGAAGCACCTCGAAGCTGAGATCAAGCTGGAGTCGCAGGAGTACGCCGCACACCGTGTGAATTACCGGTTCACGGCCAACCGAGGACGCGTTGTGAAGGTAGTTGTGGAGGGTGCGAGCCTGAGCGACGACCACATCGAAAAGCTGGTGCCTGTCTTTGAAGAAGGTACGGTAGACGACGACCTGCTGAACGAGGGCAACCGGCGCATACGCAACTACTTCCAAAGTCTCGGGTATTTCGATGTAAAGGTAGACCACCAGACGTCAACGCCGCCGGCCGGCGAAGTACTGATCGCCTTCAACGTGAACCTGGGACCGCGTCGCAGCGTGGAGAAGGTTTTAGTAGACGGCAACCACTACTTCAGCTCGGCCACGCTGGAGGATCTGTTGAGCGTTCACTCGGCCAGTTCCTTCGATCGTCACGGCGCTTACAGCCAGGCACTGGTGTCCTCCGACGTCGCCGCGCTGGAGGCGGTCTACAAGAACAACGGATTTTCCGATGTGAAGGTGACTCCGGAGACGCTATCCGGCGCCCCGCCTCCAGGTTCTCCGCAGGCTCCGCCTCCGTCTCAGGATCCCGCTTCGCAGCTTAGGCTTGTGTACCACATTCAAGAAGGACAACAGCAGCGGGTTGGGTCTCTGCTCTTCGAGGGAAATGATCACCTCACTTCACAGGAGCTTGCCTCCCAGCTGAACACAGAATCGGGCCAGTTGCTCTCCGCGCAGAACCTTGCCGCTGACCGTGACACTTTGGCCTCACAGTACGTGAGCAAGGGATTCGATCAGGTGCGCGTTGAGGTGGAACAGACCACCGAGGCGGGCGACACAACAAAAGCCGACGTGACGTTCCGGATTACCGAGGGACCGCAGATCTTCGTGCGCAACGTGCTGATGACCGGCCTGCACTACACGCGTCCGCAGACCGTTGCGAAGGCCATAACGATCAAGCCCGGCGATCCGCTGAACCAGCAGGCGATGGAAGAGACACAGCGAAACATGTATGACTTCGGGCTCTTCAGCGAGATCAACATGGCCGTACAGAATCCGAATGGCGGTGAGACGCAGAAGACGATCTTGCTCCAAGCCACCGAGGCGCGAAGATGGACGTTCACCTACGGCGGAGGGTTCGAGGTGCAGACCGGCACGCCCGTGAACGGCTGCCAGGGATATCTTGCGATTGGCATCACTACGTGCACCCCGGAAGGGAAAACCGGAGTCAGCCCCCGGGTACTGGGGGCGTTAACACGGAACAATTTGTTCGGGCGCGAGCAGTCGGCCTCCATCTCCGGGAACTACGGCCTTCTGGAACAAAAGATCGACCTTATTTACCAGAGCCCGCATTTTCTGGGGAGCCGCAACTTCGGTTTCACGTTCACCGGTGGATATGCGAACAGCCAGACGGTGACCACTTACGTCGCCTCTCGCCTCGAAGCGGGCTTTCGCGTCAGCCAGACATACAGCCGTCCGGGATCGGCCCTGCTGCGCGCCAACACGTTCATCTACAGCTACGACTTCCGGCGCGTGAAGGTCGCGCTCGAGAGCCTGCAGGTTTATCCAAGCCTGCTGACGCCGCTGTCCTCGGCGACTCGTGTGGGCGGCCCCAGCATCACCTGGGTGCGCGACACGCGCGACAGCCCTGTCGATTCGCATCGCGGCACGTATACGAGCTTCTCGGAATTCATCTCAGCGGCGCCGTTCGGAGCAGAGGCTCACTTTAACCGCATCGATATGTCCAACTCGAGCTACTACGGCTTCGATAAGGATCGGTGGGTGATCGCCCGCAACACCCGCTACGGCCAGGAGCGCGCGTTCGGTACGGATGCCGCCCGGCTGCTGCCGCTACCGGAACGGCTGTTCTCCGGCGGTGCGACCTCTCTGCGAGGCTTCTCGATCAACGCGGCCGGACCACGGGACCCAGACACCGGCTTCCCGATCGGCGGCGCCGGCGCGCTGGTGAACAGCACGGAATTGCGCTTACCGCCTACTCCGCTTCCCTACCTCGGGAATGCGTTGAGCTTTGTGATCTTTCATGACATGGGCAACATCTTCAATAACTCGAGCGATGTGTGGCCCAGCCTGCTGCGCACCTCGCAGCCCGACCGTGACAAGTGCAAAATTCTCACGAAGCCGATTCCGAACCCCAACCCGCCGCCCCCTGAGATCCTTCCCGAGCCTAGCGGTCCGGAGTATTCCACCGGCAAGTCCGGCCAGTGCCGGTTCGACTATTTCGCGCAGATCCCGGGGCTCGGCATGCGCTACCACACGCCGGTCGGCCCTATCCGGCTGGATTTCAGCTACAACCTGAACCCGCCCATCTATCCCGTGAACGTAGACTATGGCTTGAAAGAACCGTTCTCAGATCAGCACGTTGGCGCAGCGAGCCACTTCAACTTCTTCTTCAGCCTTGGACAGACATTCTGA
- a CDS encoding SurA N-terminal domain-containing protein translates to MAATIALLCAACLCSRAQEAKPTRVLLDRVVAVVNNRAILASDVERAMRLSALEPRTNSEVPDARSTLDRLISRSLIQQQMGREEEVADAPTDGDVQARIAEIRKELPACVRANCATDQGWSAFLAANRLTVGEVESYLRLRLQFLSFIENRFRSGIHIAPEEIQAYYTNTLVPQYAKDQKPPALEAVSQRIEEILLQEQVNKLFSAWLDNLRKQGDVQILDPSLEMPARQASNSGDNE, encoded by the coding sequence ATGGCAGCGACGATCGCACTGTTGTGCGCGGCGTGCCTGTGCTCGCGTGCCCAGGAGGCAAAGCCAACCCGCGTGCTGCTCGATCGGGTTGTGGCTGTGGTGAATAACAGGGCGATCCTGGCCAGTGATGTCGAGCGCGCAATGAGGCTTTCAGCGCTGGAGCCCCGCACGAACAGCGAGGTTCCTGATGCGAGAAGCACGCTCGACCGCTTGATCAGCCGCTCGCTCATCCAGCAACAAATGGGCCGCGAGGAAGAGGTAGCAGACGCCCCGACGGACGGCGATGTGCAGGCCCGGATTGCGGAAATTCGCAAAGAACTGCCGGCCTGCGTACGGGCCAACTGCGCCACCGATCAAGGATGGAGCGCGTTTCTCGCGGCCAACAGACTGACGGTCGGCGAAGTGGAGAGCTACCTGCGCCTGCGCCTGCAGTTCCTGTCGTTTATTGAGAACCGGTTCCGCTCAGGCATTCATATTGCGCCGGAAGAGATTCAGGCTTATTACACCAATACCCTCGTTCCTCAGTACGCGAAGGACCAGAAGCCGCCCGCGCTGGAAGCCGTGTCGCAGCGAATCGAGGAGATCCTGCTTCAGGAGCAGGTCAACAAGCTGTTCAGCGCGTGGCTTGACAATCTCCGCAAGCAGGGCGATGTGCAGATTCTCGATCCGTCGCTGGAAATGCCAGCCAGGCAGGCGAGCAACAGTGGAGACAACGAATGA
- a CDS encoding RNA polymerase sigma factor, producing MMSGAALRDLSVGPPRKRMTLSRSTMQTSNVTPIRTAAAEESETETSTAVQDNGDTTAPADSAIPKPAVPPAPGSDADILARAQAGDHYAFAQLYSLHKRRIYSLCLRMVGNVAEAEDLTQEAFLQLHRKIATFRGDSAFSTWLHRLAINVVLMHLRKKGLSVISLDEAMEPTPEEGPGRSFGAPDLSLTGSIDRLALERAISDLPAGYRLIFVLHDIEGYEHNEIAAMLDCSIGNSKSQLHKARLKLRDAMRTIPRREGRRP from the coding sequence ATGATGAGCGGCGCAGCCCTTCGCGACCTTTCGGTCGGTCCTCCAAGGAAACGAATGACGCTAAGCAGGTCAACTATGCAGACTTCCAATGTGACTCCGATCCGGACCGCCGCTGCCGAGGAATCCGAGACGGAAACTTCGACGGCTGTTCAGGACAATGGCGATACCACCGCACCTGCAGACTCCGCTATCCCCAAACCTGCCGTACCACCCGCACCCGGAAGCGACGCTGATATTCTGGCGCGCGCCCAGGCCGGTGACCACTATGCATTCGCACAGCTGTATTCCCTCCACAAGCGGCGCATTTACTCGCTGTGCCTGCGCATGGTCGGAAACGTGGCTGAAGCTGAGGATTTGACGCAGGAAGCGTTCCTTCAGCTGCATCGCAAGATCGCTACTTTCCGCGGCGACTCTGCGTTTTCCACATGGCTGCACCGACTGGCGATCAATGTGGTGCTCATGCATCTTCGCAAGAAGGGACTTTCGGTGATCAGCCTTGACGAGGCTATGGAACCGACGCCCGAGGAAGGTCCAGGCCGCAGCTTTGGCGCTCCCGACCTTTCTTTGACCGGCTCTATTGATCGGCTCGCGCTGGAGCGCGCCATCTCCGATCTGCCGGCCGGATATCGTCTGATTTTTGTCCTGCACGATATCGAAGGCTACGAGCACAATGAGATCGCCGCCATGCTCGACTGCTCGATCGGTAACAGCAAATCGCAGCTACACAAGGCCCGCCTCAAATTGCGGGACGCCATGCGGACCATTCCCCGGAGAGAAGGGCGGCGCCCATGA